One Armatimonadota bacterium genomic window carries:
- a CDS encoding carboxypeptidase M32, translating to MRSYDEVASLYQDTRSIRAALSLLNWDQQVLMPTGGQRARGNHLLRLTKLEHQILTSDRLSELVEKALTEASDFEAVQLRVLRNDIAKAKKLPTSLVQRKAMASSAAYQQWRKSREANDFPSMIPHYRELFDIARETATLLGYKDHIYDALIDIYEEGSTHAEAVKTLGALKAPTIDLVRRIREEGRPIDDSFLIRDWDQTKLRMAMERIINQIGFSLDCGRLDIAANAFCTNLSSRDVRMTTRPSEHFRGVVSSTLHEMGHGLYEQNQRPDWEFTSLRGGVSLAVHESQSRTWENVVGRSREFWDFFWIWFREQFAFFKEVDTDQFWRAYNKVEPGLIRVGSDELHYNLHILIRFELEVALVTKQLDVKDLPEAWNSKYEEYIGVRPATDAEGCLQDVHWSRGSVGYFPTYSYGNLIGVQIWNRLREDIPDVDQQIQSGSYRAILDWLVERVYGYGRMMRPKELIEHVVGEPMNAQPWLNYATEKFSAIYDLK from the coding sequence ATGCGGTCTTACGACGAGGTGGCGAGCCTCTATCAGGACACGAGGTCCATTCGCGCGGCATTAAGCCTCCTCAACTGGGACCAACAAGTGTTGATGCCGACGGGCGGCCAGCGAGCCCGCGGCAACCATCTCCTTCGCCTCACAAAGCTCGAACACCAGATTCTGACCTCAGACCGCCTGTCCGAACTCGTCGAGAAGGCCCTCACCGAGGCATCGGACTTCGAAGCCGTTCAATTGCGGGTACTCCGAAACGACATCGCCAAGGCCAAAAAGCTGCCGACCTCCCTCGTCCAGCGCAAAGCCATGGCCAGCAGCGCCGCCTACCAGCAGTGGCGCAAGAGCCGGGAAGCCAACGACTTCCCCTCCATGATCCCTCACTACCGGGAGCTGTTCGATATTGCCCGCGAAACCGCCACGCTGCTCGGATACAAGGATCACATCTACGACGCCCTCATCGACATCTATGAGGAAGGCTCTACCCACGCCGAAGCTGTCAAGACGCTAGGAGCGCTGAAAGCTCCCACCATCGACCTCGTTCGACGCATCCGCGAAGAGGGCCGCCCCATCGACGATAGCTTCCTCATCCGCGATTGGGATCAGACCAAGCTCCGTATGGCGATGGAGCGGATCATCAACCAGATCGGCTTCAGCCTCGACTGCGGCCGCCTGGACATCGCCGCCAACGCCTTTTGCACCAACCTTTCGTCGCGCGACGTGCGTATGACCACCCGGCCCAGCGAGCACTTCCGAGGTGTCGTCTCGTCCACTCTGCACGAGATGGGGCACGGCCTATATGAACAGAACCAACGTCCAGACTGGGAATTCACGTCCCTTCGCGGCGGCGTCAGCCTTGCCGTTCATGAATCCCAAAGCCGAACGTGGGAGAACGTCGTCGGCCGCAGCCGCGAATTTTGGGACTTCTTCTGGATTTGGTTCCGAGAACAGTTTGCGTTCTTCAAGGAGGTCGACACCGACCAGTTCTGGCGTGCCTACAACAAGGTCGAACCCGGCCTCATCCGCGTTGGCTCCGACGAACTGCACTATAACCTTCATATCCTCATCCGGTTCGAGTTGGAGGTCGCCCTCGTCACCAAGCAGTTGGACGTCAAAGACCTCCCCGAGGCCTGGAACTCCAAGTACGAAGAGTACATCGGCGTTCGCCCCGCCACCGACGCCGAAGGGTGTCTGCAAGACGTCCACTGGAGCCGCGGCTCGGTTGGCTACTTCCCAACCTACAGCTATGGCAACCTGATTGGCGTGCAAATCTGGAACCGCCTGCGCGAAGACATTCCCGATGTTGACCAGCAGATTCAATCCGGCTCGTACCGCGCCATTCTCGATTGGCTCGTGGAACGAGTCTACGGCTATGGGCGCATGATGCGTCCGAAGGAACTCATCGAACACGTTGTCGGCGAGCCGATGAACGCCCAGCCGTGGCTCAACTATGCAACCGAGAAATTCTCGGCGATCTACGACCTGAAATGA